The following coding sequences lie in one Lolium perenne isolate Kyuss_39 chromosome 2, Kyuss_2.0, whole genome shotgun sequence genomic window:
- the LOC127328641 gene encoding endogenous alpha-amylase/subtilisin inhibitor-like, producing MDPTQLVYDADGKELRSDFGYYIFPANPSNGGGLTYVPSGLRCLNFVAQESGKTLLGIPVSIKPRNASADPSIRQSSDVFIEFIEFNTFCAKRNDWHITSRQPRPSSGQHQYLAAGNEDGIKSFGLFRIEKHGANTAGYKLVACVDKTPCRDLGLFAYKDKTWLTISDNPFMVVFKNAY from the coding sequence ATGGATCCCACCCAACTTGTATACGACGCTGACGGTAAGGAGCTAAGGAGTGATTTCGGCTACTACATCTTCCCGGCGAATCCTAGCAACGGAGGTGGGCTCACATACGTCCCCAGTGGCTTACGATGCCTGAACTTCGTGGCCCAAGAGAGCGGTAAGACTCTCCTCGGCATCCCGGTATCCATCAAACCACGCAACGCTTCCGCCGATCCTTCCATCCGCCAATCCAGCGACGTGTTCATCGAGTTCATCGAATTCAATACTTTCTGCGCCAAAAGGAACGACTGGCACATCACCAGTAGGCAGCCCCGGCCATCGTCGGGGCAGCATCAGTATCTCGCTGCTGGAAACGAAGACGGCATCAAGTCCTTTGGTTTGTTCCGGATCGAGAAGCACGGTGCAAACACGGCGGGATACAAGCTAGTAGCATGCGTTGATAAAACGCCGTGCCGAGATTTAGGCTTGTTTGCTTACAAGGATAAGACATGGCTCACTATCAGCGACAATCCTTTCATGGTCGTGTTTAAGAACGCATATTAA